Proteins co-encoded in one Setaria viridis chromosome 9, Setaria_viridis_v4.0, whole genome shotgun sequence genomic window:
- the LOC117841022 gene encoding salt tolerance receptor-like cytoplasmic kinase 1: MGVQRYRFFCCGCGANAAAGDREGDDDGDFGVFEEKVEKGAEAGPRGLSWAQVEAMTGGFTSAVVGEGGFSTVYLARLSGALAAVKVHRSSERLHRVFRQELDALQRVRHPHIVRLLGFCDQQEEGVLVLEFAANGNLHERLHGGGKAAGTMPWARRVSVALQVARALEYLHDQCEPQVVHGDVKASNVLLDASMAAKLCDFGSARMGFSAAVRPRSSAHTMLGSPGYVDPHYIRSGVVTKKSDVYSFGVLLLELLTGMEAFCPEEGRLLTAVLAPRLRAGAGAPTCDARGLVDERLGTAYDAAEAAAVAALAAACVGENPSLRPSMADVVRTLEQGAQGSISAVGRRSDGHGKV, encoded by the exons ATGGGGGTGCAGAGGTACAGGTTCTTCTGCTGTGGGTGCGGCGCCaatgcggcggccggcgaccgcgagggcgacgacgacggtgatTTCGGCGTGTTCGAGGAGAAGGTCGAGAAGGGGGCCGAGGCCGGGCCGCGGGGCCTGTCGTGGGCGCAGGTGGAGGCGATGACGGGCGGGTTCACCTCCGCCGTGGTCGGCGAGGGCGGGTTCAGCACCGTGTACCTCGCGCGCCTCtccggcgcgctcgccgccgtcaaGGTCCACCGCAGCAGCGAGCGCCTCCACCGCGTGTTCCGCCAGGAGCTCGACGCGCTCCAGCGCGTCCGGCACCCGCACATCGTCCGCCTCCTCGGCTTCTGCGACCAGCAAG AGGAAGGCGTGCTGGTGCTTGAGTTCGCAGCGAACGGGAACCTGCACGAGCGGCTCCACGGCGGGGGCAAGGCCGCCGGGACGATGCCGTGGGCGCGGCGGGTGTCGGTGGCGCTGCAGGTGGCGCGGGCGCTCGAGTACCTGCACGACCAGTGCGAGCCGCAGGTGGTGCACGGCGACGTGAAGGCCTCGAACGTGCTCCTGGATGCGTCCATGGCCGCCAAGCTCTGCGACTTCGGGTCGGCGCGGATGGGGTTCTCCGCCGCCGTTCGCCCGCGGTCGTCGGCGCACACGATGCTCGGCTCCCCGGGCTACGTCGACCCGCACTACATCCGGTCGGGCGTCGTCACCAAgaagagcgacgtgtacagcttcggcgtccTGCTCCTGGAGCTCCTCACGGGGATGGAGGCCTTCTGCCCCGAGGAGGGCCGGCTCCTCACCGCCGTCCTCGCACCGCGGCTcagggccggcgccggcgccccgaCCTGCGACGCGCGCGGGCTCGTCGACGAGAGGCTCGGCACCGCCTACGAcgccgcggaggccgccgcggtggcAGCGCTAGCCGCGGCCTGCGTCGGCGAGAATCCCAGCCTCCGGCCGTCCATGGCCGACGTGGTGCGGACCCTGGAGCAGGGCGCGCAGGGATCCATCTCCGCCGTCGGGAGGAGATCGGACGGCCACGGGAAGGTGTGA
- the LOC117837039 gene encoding cytochrome P450 89A2 — protein MDAPQHLLLGALLFLLPAALLLVCARGKRLRLPPGPPSLPLLGSVVWLTNSPAEIEPLLRRLFDRHGPIVALRVGARLSVFVADRRLAHAALVERGAALADRPRLPSVRLLGENDNTITRASYGPVWRLLRRNLVAETLQPSRVRLFAPARAWVRRVLVDKLEEPGPDAAPPRVVETFQYAMFCLLVLMCFGERLDEPAVRAIAAAQRESLIYLSRNMTVFAFFPAVTKHLFRARLDKARALRRRIKELYLPLINARREYKKRGGEPKKETTFEHSYVDTLLDIKLHEDGDRPLTNDEIILLCSEFLNAGTDTTSTGLQWIMAELVKNPKIQEKLYDEIKAATNDDKEEVSEEDVHKMPYLKAVILEGLRKHPPGHFVLPHKAAEDMEIGGYLIPKGTTVNFMVAEMGRDEREWKNPMEFSPERFLPGGDGEGVDVTGTKGIRMMPFGAGRRICAGLGMAMLHLEYFVANMVREFEWEEVPGEEVDFAEKNEFTTVMMKPLRPRLVPRRTQKSMSTH, from the coding sequence ATGGACGCGCCCCAgcacctcctcctcggcgcgctcctcttcctcctccccgccgcgctcCTACTCGTCTGCGCGCGGGGGAAGCGCCTGCGCCTCCCGCCGGGCCCGCCGTCCCTGCCGCTTCTCGGCAGCGTGGTGTGGCTCACCAACTCGCCCGCAGAGATCGAGCCCCTGCTTCGGCGCCTCTTCGACCGGCACGGCCCCATCGTGGCGCTCCGCGTCGGGGCGCGCCTCTCCGTCTTCGTCGccgaccgccgcctcgcccacgcGGCGCTCGTCGAGCGCGGCGCCGCGCTGGCGGACCGCCCGCGGCTCCCGTCCGTCAGGCTCCTCGGCGAGAACGACAACACCATCACCCGCGCCAGCTACGGGCCCGTGTGGCGCCTCCTGCGCCGCAACCTCGTCGCCGAGACGCTGCAACCGTCGCGGGTGAGGCTCTTCGCGCCGGCCCGCGCCTGGGTGCGCCGCGTCCTCGTCGACAAGCTCGAGGAGCCCGGGCCCGACGCGGCGCCGCCCCGCGTCGTGGAGACGTTCCAGTACGCCATGTTCTGCCTCCTCGTGCTCATGTGCTTCGGCGAGCGCCTCGATGAGCCCGCGGTGCGCGCGATCGCCGCCGCGCAGCGGGAGTCGCTCATCTACCTCTCCAGGAACATGACCGTCTTCGCCTTCTTCCCGGCGGTCACCAAGCACCTCTTCCGCGCCCGCCTCGACAAGGCGcgggcgctgcggcggcgcaTCAAGGAGCTCTACCTGCCGCTCATCAACGCGCGGCGCGAGTACAAGAAGCGGGGCGGCGAGCCGAAGAAGGAAACCACGTTCGAGCACTCGTACGTCGACACCCTGCTCGACATCAAGCTCCACGAGGACGGCGATCGCCCGCTTACCAACGATGAGATCATCCTCCTCTGCTCCGAGTTCCTCAACGCCGGGACGGACACCACCTCCACCGGTCTCCAGTGGATCATGGCGGAGCTTGTCAAGAACCCAAAAATCCAAGAGAAGCTCTACGACGAGATCAAAGCTGCCACCAATGACGACAAGGAAGAGGTCTCCGAGGAGGATGTCCACAAGATGCCGTACCTCAAGGCGGTAATCCTCGAGGGCCTCCGGAAGCACCCGCCGGGCCACTTCGTGCTGCCGCACAAGGCGGCGGAGGACATGGAGATCGGCGGGTACCTGATCCCCAAGGGTACCACGGTGAACTTCATGGTTGCCGAGATGGGCCGGGACGAGCGGGAGTGGAAGAACCCGATGGAGTTCTCGCCTGAGCGGTTCCttcctggcggcgacggcgagggcgtgGACGTGACGGGCACCAAGGGCATCAGGATGATGCCGTTTGGCGCGGGCCGGAGGATCTGCGCGGGTCTGGGCATGGCCATGCTGCACCTGGAGTACTTCGTGGCAAACATGGTGCGGGAGTTCGAGTGGGAGGAGGTGCCCGGCGAGGAGGTGGACTTCGCCGAGAAGAACGAGTTCACCACCGTCATGATGAAGCCGCTACGCCCGCGCCTTGTGCCGAGGAGGACTCAAAAGAGTATGAGTACTCACTAG